From Candidatus Lernaella stagnicola:
GGGCACGTACTACGTGATGGCCCCCTACCACCTCACCGACGTGCTGGCGCGGCATGCTTTCGGCGAAGCGGTGGCCTTCGCCTGGCTGCCCTTGGCGCTGTGGGGAATCCTGGGCGCGGTGCGGGACCGCTCGCCCGGACGCATGGCGGCGGGCGCGATCGGTTGCGCCTTCTTGCTGCTGACACACAACATCACGGCGATGATCACAGCTCCGCTGCTGGCCGCATGGTGGATATTCTTGACCATCCGGCATCGCGGCGAGGGCTACGTCGGCCCGCTGTACGGCGCGCTCGCCGGGCTGTGGGGATTGCTGCTGGCCGCGTTCTTCTGGCTGCCGGCGATTGCCGAAACCGGCTTCGTGCAATCCAAGCGCAGCTTGACGCAGGGCTACTTCGTCTATTGGGATCATTTCGTTTATCTCAAGCAATTCTTCTCGTTGACCTGGGGACACGGTGGGTCGCGGGCCGGGTTGGACGACACCATGTCCTTCCAACTGGGTTTGGCTCACTGGGTGGGCTTAGCGGCGTCGATTTGGGTGCTCGTCTGGTCCCAAAAGTGGCGCGGCACGCTCTTTTTCTGGTGGGGCGCGCTGCTTGCGTCATTAGCAATGTGCCACGCGGTATCGGAGCCGATGTGGCGACTGATCCCGTTACTCGCCTTCGTGCAGTTCCCTTGGCGTTTTCTGTTGCCCGCGGCGCTGGCAGCCTCGCTCGTGGCGGCGCCGGTGGCGCAGTGGCTGGCCGAGCACGTGAAACAAGGCGTCGGATTGGGGCTCGCACTCTGTTTTATTGCGTTGCCGCTGGTGACGTACTTCCCGTACACCTACGCTAAGCACCTCTTGTATAACCGCGAGCAGCAGCGATTTCGCGGCTATCGCCAAGCGGCATATGACCAACGCGTCAAGAAGAAACAATTCGCACGCCCGGCGGATGAATTCGGCATCGAGCACATCAGAAACACGCGGATCAACGCCACCGCGCGCGACGATTTCCTGCCCGCCGGCGTGAAACTATTGCCGCGCCGCCCGGCGGCGAATCGGATTACCGCACCGCGGGGCACGGTCACCGACATCGAACGTGTCGGGCCGCGTCGCTATCGGGCGCAGGTCACGATGAGGGAAACGGGCGACCTGCAATTGCACCGTTTCTGGTACCCCGGCTGGCGAGCGCGGGTCAACGGAGTCGACCTGACAACAGCGGCCGGAGATCGGGACGGACTCGTCAACGTGACATTGCCAGCGGGGGACTTCGACGTCGAATTTTGGTTCGGAAGCACGAAGCTGCGGGCGGCGGCTTGGCTGGTCTCGGCCCTCGGCCTGCTGGGCTTGGCGATCACGATTATCATGGCGCGGATGCGACGAAAGGAAACATAGTTTGATGCGAAAAAGCGTTTGGTTGGTGTTCCTCGCGTTGGCCGCGGTCGGTTGCCTGAAAGCCGTGGATTACGATCGCATCACGGAAAAGAACGGGATCGACTTGCCGCGCGACCACTACGCGCACGACGATTTTCGCTCGGAGTGGTGGTACTAATCCGGGCATCTGTTCGCGGAGGACGGCGGCCATTACGGATTCGAACTCGTGTTCTTCAAGCGCCTCACGCCGGATGAAAACGAAGGGTCTTGATCTCGAAAGCGCGAAAACGCAGATCAATCACGCCTTTTTTCTTGAACCATCGTCCCGGCTCGTACGCTTTGACCGGCCGCCCGAGCAAGTCCGTAGCCTCTATCTTTCCGTGGGGACGATGCATCTTCAACTGGGCGTAGCAGTCCTTGCCGCCACGTTCCACAAGCCGCAAAACGATGGCGCCGTCGGCCTCGCGATACACCGCGCCCACCTGGATATTGTCCGGCGAGAGCGTCAGCGCGGCGGCTGCGCGGGGAATCTTTTCGGTCGCCACGGCTGCGTCCACCAACGTGTGGGCGACCAGTAGCGGCGTCGTGAAATCAAGACCGCGTCGGAAAACCAGCGCCGGGCCGGTTGGATTCTCGTGCGGGAAAAAACCGTAGCTAAACTCGGCCCGTTCGGGCAGCGGCACCGGCGTGTCGCGCAGCCAATGAATGCGATCCAAGTGCGACGCCAGGTGCAGAAGCACGTGCTTGTCCGTGACTTCGAACGCGGCGCCGTCGCGGTTGAGTATGGTTAGTCCGTGACCCGGCGGATCGATGTCCAAATAGTTGCCCGCCGGAGTTCGCCCGCCGTCGCACTCGCTTTGGCCGTAGGGAATCTCGGCGACGATGTGGCCCGCGCCTTTTAGTCGCGGCACGCGCACCGCCAGGCGACCTGGGCCGACCGCTCCCGTGATTCGCGCTTCGGCGCTCAGCGCTTTGCTGGTTTGCGACAGCGTGTAAAGGATCTCCGCTTCGCGGTCGCCCAACGAGCCCGCGAAACGCAGAACGCAACGCAGCGGCCCGCCTTCGACGACGGTCGCGCTTTGTACCTGAAAGTGTTGGGACGGCGTGACGCCGGTTCCGAGCAAACTCAGCAGTCCCGCGTCGTTCAGCTTATAAACGCGCTTGCGATGACGATCGGTAATCGTCGCCACAGCGCCCGTGCTTGGATCAAACTCCACGGTAAGCCAACCGTTTTCCAAGCAGTGCGTCTCGGCCCGCGCTACGGCCCGCGCCGGGGCGTCGGGCAGCGTTAACTGGGGTTGCGTCCATACGACGCGATATCCCAGCGGCGGAACCGCAAGTCGAAACGCCACTGTGCCTCGCTTGAGTTCGCCGTCAGCGTACGTTTCGGTGTGCAGCACTTGCTTGGCCAGCCGATACTTGCCGTCGAAGAGGTCGGGCAATACGCCGTCTTCGGCCAGCAGTGCCACGGTGACGATTTGATCCCGCCAGAATGGCAGCGTGTTCAAGGCGATCACGGCTCCGGTCGCGGAATCCGGCGCCGAAACCGCACGGGCGCGGCGGGTCAACATCTCGTTTTGCACCATCGCGCAATGTTCGACGATGTTCCTTAGTCGATGCGTCAGGTCGGCGGCTACTTCCGTGGTGACGGCTCCGGAAACGACGCCGTAACGCTGAGCGTCGAGCAGTTGGTCCCAAGCGTCAGCCAGGAACTGCTGTGTGGAAGCGTCCAGCGACTCATCGAGAATCACCGGCAACCGCTCGAGGTCCGTAACGGCGGTCTCGGCTTGTCGCAACATTCGGCGCAAAGCGGGACGCGCCGCACCGAGATCCTCGGCGACGAAACTTCCGCGAACGACGGGTAAAGTCTTTTCGGGCAAACCGACAAAAAACCGGCCGGGCGACGTGGCACCGGAGATTTTGGGTAACGAACCCGAAACCGATGCCGCCGCTCCTAGGGGTTGGCCTTGGTCGGGATCAGTCGGGACCGGAGCCAGCGGCAGGGGGAAAGAGGCGTTTACGGGCGTCAAACGAGCGCAACGCAGGCGCGTGCCGTCGAGGCCTTCCCACGAAAAACGGGCCGGGGTGCCGTGCGGCGCGGCGCAGCCGATGGCTAAGGATTCGCAACCGGCTTTGCGTAAGACCTGCGGCAGCGTCGCCGGTGCGGCCGGGGCGGTGGGCAGCCAGGCAACGGGGGCGTGTCGTCCCAGCAATTCTGTCGCGAGGGTTTGCCAACGAGTGACCTGCCGGACGACGGATTCACCGCCGAGACCTGAGAAACCAGGCTCGGCCATGAACCCCATGACCATCTCAACGCGCTGGGTTTCGATCATTTGTTTCAGCGTGGCAAACGCCGCGGGTTGATGGACCGCCAGCAATCGAACGGCGGCGATATCGGGCAGGGCGTAAACGCCGCGCGGGTCGGCTTCGAGGCTGCGTATGACTTCCAGCAGGTGGCCGATTTGCCAATCGCGGTGCTTCTCGGAAGTGAGCAAACAGAGAGCGTCATTATACGCGAAGGGAACAATCGCCGCGACGTCTTCCTGAGTGGAATCCGGGTCAAGCGCGATATGGCCGCGGTCGCCTTCCATGAAGACCGGCACCTGCGGCAGGGGCAGGGTCGCGGTCGTACCGACGAGCGTCAGCGCGAGAAAATGACGGCCGTTGCCCAGGCGCTTGCCGGCGACCGTCACCGTGATCGGCGCGGCGAAATTCAGGTGCCCCGCAGCGGTCTTGTTGCCGCCCAACGCGACGCGCGAGCCGTCGACGCGGCGACCGTCCAAGACGATTTCGACGTTCAGCAGGTTTTGTGGCAACCACGGATTACGAATCGTGAAGCGAAAGCCGTCGTCAGCGTTTTCCAAATTCGCTTCGGCAAAAAGCTGGTGAAGAAAACGCCGTAGCGGCGAGGTGTAACGGCGACTCAAACGGGCCGTATCCGGTCCGGCCGCAAGGCGTCGCAACCCCGGCAGCGAGGCGGTGAAAGCGTGTAGACGACCGACGTGTGTTGCGTTCATTGTTACCGCAGGTGGATGACCTCGGCGACGCCGGGGGCAGTAAACGTGTCCCGGCTGCCGTCCGGCAGTGTAACCTCGGCTTGCACTTCAACCACGAAGCGCAAGATGTACGACTTACTGAAAAGCGCCGCGACTTTGCGCTCGATCAAGCTTAGCTGGGAAAGCAGGTCGATGGCGTGCATCTGCTTTTTGATGCTGAAATGGCCGTCCATTTTGACCTTGCCGGGTCGGTCGATGGCGAAGTCGTAGCGCGTACCGTAGGACAGACCGAACTTCGCGTCCTTTTTGATGCCGCTGGGCGTCAACGTATAACGACTGCCGCCGTAAAGGATCTTGCCGTCCTTGCCCAGAATCGTCAGCGCCACGCGTTTGGCGCCCCATTTCCCCGGCGTCGTAAATTCCAGAATGTCGAAGGTGTACTTGTCGTCGAAACAGCGCAGCGTATGCCACGCCTTCGAGTAGTGATGGGGCAGCATCGTAACAATGCCGTGGTCGCTGTATCCGCGCCCCGTAACCTGGCGCGTACCCTTTGGCGTACGAAGCGTGCCGCTGATTTTGGCGCGCGGTATAGTGGTGTAAACCGAGTAGTAATCGTCGACGTCGCCGTACACGACGCGGCCGCTGTTTACCGCGAAGCCGGGTAGTTCGGCCTTGTAGGCGAGGTCCGCACCGAGCTTGTCGGTGTTGACTTTGACGTTGAAATTGGGATGCGAGCCCCACACCCGGTTTTTGCCGACCGTCACGTCGAGACGGTCTTTGGCCGTCGTTACCGAGCCGCGATGGAACGGCACGCGGTCCAGGTAGGTGTTGCCGTCGGGTTCCCAGAGCGTGAAGTCCACCGTGCCCTTGTTGTCTCCGGGACCGATGTTGCTGATCATGAAATTGGCGAATGAGTAGGCGCCGTCGTCGTAGGCGGCCATCCAAAACCAGCCTTCGCCGTATGATTCGCGGTCGATGGGGTGCTGGCCGTTAATGGAATCGGGCAGGCCGACATAAAAATTAGGCAGACCTTCGATCTTCGGCCAAATTTGGAGGTCGGCGGCCAGAGCGAGCGAAGCACAGAGCGCCAAAATCACGAGAAGCAGTCCGAGTCTCAGTCGCATGCCCAAACCTCTCTCTAAAATTTCATCTCAACAGCATACGAAACGAAGGCGCGCATCAATTGTAGAGGGCCTCGATCTTGGACACGACACGTTCGGCTTTTTGATTGGTCGAGGCGGCAACTTCGCCGACCAGAAGCGAGCGCGCTTGCTCGAGCATCTTGCGCTCACCGTAGGACAGGTCCTTGCCCTTGCTTAGCACGTACAGGTCGCGAAGCACCGTTGCCAATTGTTTCAGAGAACCGGTTTTTATCTTGTCGGTATAGTCCCGTTGGCGGCGGTTCCAAGTCTGGTTGTCGATCTTCACTTTCGTGTTTCGCAATATCTTCCAGATCTCTTGGATTTCCTTCTTGCCGGCCACATGCCGTAGACCCACCTTCTCGGCGTTGTCCGTCGGCACCATGATGATGTAATCGTTTTCGAGAATGCGGAGCATAAAGAAAGTGTAGACGACGTCACCGAT
This genomic window contains:
- a CDS encoding CarD family transcriptional regulator; amino-acid sequence: MFKVGDTAVYPAHGVGIIEGIEKKAIGDVVYTFFMLRILENDYIIMVPTDNAEKVGLRHVAGKKEIQEIWKILRNTKVKIDNQTWNRRQRDYTDKIKTGSLKQLATVLRDLYVLSKGKDLSYGERKMLEQARSLLVGEVAASTNQKAERVVSKIEALYN